accaagcccgtccatctcgagaacgatttgttatgaccacatgcgaccttctaagccataccgTAGTGAGAAGTGTGGGTGGGCGATCAGatgcaagttgttgttgttgtagcagatgCAAGTGTTAACATATGTCGCCAAGATAAGGCAATTTATGATTATTGCAAGCTTTGACAGTACGGCGctggccggagcgtcttcattCAACGTACTGAATGTCTTATCAATTATTTGTTCTACAAGGCCTATCATCACAACAAGAATGCCAGAGGTCATGGTGTGTTTTAAAGTCGCCGCCGACTTTGCGATTATTGCCCGTGAGTAACGCACTTTTGTTGGGGCGATATCCTTTTTGACAACAGATGTCAAGGTGTGAATGTTTCGAGGGAAACATTGCCCGACCTGTTACTGATAGGACGACATTTTAGGATAATATCCCAACAGACGATGTTTGGGTAAAAAAGATGGCAGTGCATTTCCCTTCGTCTTAAAGTATAGATTAGACTAAAGAGATATTAATAGAAATTCTTCAAGTTGGATAAGACTTCGTATTTATTGATCATCATAAGTTGAATAAAGTACAAATACTATCTAGGTATGTAAGTAATATGTTGAATGTTTTAAAAACACTTTTCTTTAAATTAAGTAGCAGAGAATATAGATTTACAGAACACATTTATACTTCCTAAGTATGTTAGTGCATGCTTATTAAATATTTAGAATAATTTCAACTATTTTCTTTTGATAAAACAAAGTATTTAAtaatatgaatatttttgaatagaaaaagtaaaataaaaaattaaataagtatcAGAAAATAATTAGTAATGATAAACAAATATGGTAATATAGAACTTGAGAACGCAAATAATATTTGCATGATTGCCCCTTTGCGGCCATCTTGCGCtcgattaatttttttttttttttttttttttgtggtgtcTTTAGATTTTGTTGattgttgattttatttttattattcttttttttttttttgctctcgtTTATTGGACGCAATTGCTTTTTGTTTACTATTACTGTTGCTGCAATATCTTTAAAAAATGCTGGCGCATCAAAATATATATAGATGACATGACTCATGTAATGAAAATACAACTAGTTGCATATAAAAAAGATTTATGTGTGTGCATGCTACTTTCAATTAACTTGACAAAATTTTAGTTGatttttttcacacttttttatgtaaaaaaagtttttgaaattacaaattttttctttttaaaaaattgttttgatacTGGCGCATACAAACAGATTTGCTAAAATacatttataattattaattaattgatTGTTAATtcatgtattgtttttttttttttgttgttacctaaaaaattatgaaatacgaATATGCTTAATTGCAGCTGAAtttctattgtaacgaatttgaactatacacttattttttattaaatagttGTGGCGTGCAATCAACACTAGTAGCAGCAACAGCATTCCAACAGCTTATGCTTTTTCCTACTGCGCTGGAGATTCAGGATATACAGGCTCTTCCCATTTATGATGCACTTCTGGTGTTAAATTAATGATTTTCACATGTACGGCCTGATGTTTTTCAAATTTCGGTGGAATCGCACATAAACGGTACCTAACTTCATCACCAGGTTGTGGCACATATTCACCATCGACACTGAAATATAATAGAAACGCTAAAATAAGTAGATGTGCATGACCAAAGCATGACGGTTTCTTATTTTATCACAATGGCGTTAGATAAAAGGAAAGTGTTCCAAGCGGGTTTGGGCGCTTTGAATATACCAGCGGCAGATTTGCCTGTCGGTAGAAGGCGACTAAACTACCAATTTGATTGATGAGCGCAACACTTTCAAGAGGTTGCCACCGCTATTTATAACTTgtcaaagtccctatcgaatccgactaagcacaaagacaaagtttccatcgcctttggcgataaggtgctgtcggatgcgaaaaaatgcgcgagcgctttttgccgacaatatataatgcatcctacggtcgacaaagatagacggagagccaatagacacgcacataaacacaaactcagcgcgtcaccaattaccatcaccgctagagaggttgaggacgccattggtcgcgctaaaccatccaaagcagtgggcccagacggcatagccatgccgatgcttaaaaacctagggaaagagggtttcaaatatttagcgcatgtcttcaacctgtctctttccacctttgtcatacccgagaaatggaaaatggccaaggtggtcccgctactaaagcctgggaaaccagctaacgtaggtgagtcatatcgtccgatatctctcctatcgccagtggcaaagacgcttgaagccattttgctcccttatttccaagcacatttccagctagcccctcatcagcatggcttcagaaaactccatagcactacctccgcgctaaatgtcattagcacccagataaattgcggtttgaatcaatatccccaccatagaacagtactcgtagcgttagacgtatcaaaagcttttgatacggtcaaccatggctcgttactgcaagacctggaagggtctacccttcccccatgtcttaaaaggtggaccgcaaattatctgggtggtcggcaggcatcggtgcaattcagaaacgaaacatcaaaacaaaggagaattaaacaaggggtgccacagggtggtgtcctatccccgcttttgtttaatttctacatatctaagctaccttcaccaccggaaggagtcacaatcgtttcctacgccgatgactgcacaataatggccacaggcccaggcccaaagattgatgagctatgcaataaaataaacggctatctccctgatctctccagttttttcgcctcgcgaaacctggcattgtcaccgactaaatcttccgcgaccttatttacaacatggacgccccaaatgtcgaccatattgaacatccacgtcgatggcactacgctaccgactttcctacaccccaaaatcttgggtgtgacgtttgatcaggatctacattttggtgcgcacgcaaccgcaattgttccaagaattcagagccgtaataaaatcctcaaatcccttgctggcagtacctggggaaaagataaagaaacgctcttgaccacatacaaagcaattagccagccgattacgtgctacgcgtcacccatatggtcgccaagcctaaaaaccacccactggaagaaactacaggcctgccaaaatactgctctcagaatcgccacgggctgtcttcttatgtccccagaacaccatctgcataatgaggcgagaatactccccatcagggagagaaatgagatgctgaccaaacagtttctgttgaatacccagaaacctgggcatcccaacagacatctgattgacgaaccagcaccgcctaggggcctaaggagtcatctccgtaagcattttgaggaaatacggcacctgagaacccagccgtatgaagcggaaaaacacaagcaggtccttggtgaactccatagacaggcgtcggacctttatgtcgggaattgcccggtgaatccagtacttgaagaaaaatatccagaactcgcagaagaggaacgcatactccccagggaaacgcgtgtcactcttgctcaacttcgttctggatactgtaacaggttaaactcttacctatccagaatcaaccccgacatacaaaatgtatgccctgcttgcaatgtgtccccccatgacaccaaccatctctttaattgtaatgtggaaccaacgcctctaacacccctttccttatggtccacccctgttgaaacggcaagtttccttggactcccgttagaggatattgatgacaatttgtgatcggtcgcggctattaggtggggcgagcattgctacaacaacaacataacttgtctaaccaattgtcaacctcatctaactgcggcgaatcatgtttctttggaagccgaggctctggcgaccccaagttccacatagctctagggggtgggagggcggtctTGCCTAGGATgttccatgtggtcatactaaatccttcccgagatgatcgggctagtaccttaatggtgcttgttaccggaatgtaccggatcaaCATCGGAGAGGTACTGCCCATCGCATTTTACTGAATTTATGATGGAATTAcaagaaaacaattttatttaactgAACTCGTAACTCGAGACTTAATCGGCGCCAGAGTAGAAGTTCAACATATGGCGCCTGTTTGTTGAATCATTATATTTATAAATTCTTTGATATTAAATTATCCCATGAAATAAGAGATAGGGTGAGAGAAGAAAACATTCATATGAAGCGTTCTTCAACTAAAATATGCAATGGATCGTTCTTTTTTCTAATCATTTTATACACGCAAAAGCGTTCCCAGAGGATGGGCGAAATCCCACTTTCATAATATGAGATTTCAATGCATCATATAATGTTGTGtgattttttgaaagtttttaccACAACGGGCATTTTTTTGCAACGGTCTTTTAATGGTGTCAAATACTTAGTCCAACGAGTACTTACTCTGAAACATGACAAAATATATCCTCACCGCCTGCGCTGGGTGTAATGAAACCATGACCTTTTGAACGGCTGAAAGACTTAACAAACCCAGTTTCAATCGGGTTTTCCAACGCGCGAGCAGAGCTGTAAGAATAATTTAATTATCAAACTTATaaatgcataatcaattgaaTGTATTACTCACGTTGAAGCAGTGCGTGTGCGCTTGGTAATTATTGGACTGGGAAGCTGTAGTGTCAAGTTTGGGCTGTGCATATTCTGTTGTCGGTATGCTGGCGGTTTGCCAGTCACATCTTTTTCGGGTGTTTGCAATTGCGACATAACTACGCGTTGAATTTTTGTATTCAATCtctttttattacaaaaatatgttaatttttgttttatatatgaTTTGCTGCTAATTGACCACGGGTGCGAGGTAGTATGGAATGTGTCAGCTTTTTGATTCAAGTATCTATATGCACAATGTTGTGATTGCAGGCGGCGTTTCACGCTTAAGACCTGAGAAATATGTAAGCTAAAAAGGGTGATAATTTTAAATGTGCCTTAAATGTGAAGTTAATTATATTTTAACTTACATGTAAGGTAACTAttgttaaacatttattttttaaaataacttcagAATACAAATCAAATTGCACATCTAAATTTTTTCACTCCGCGTCTGACAATCGGCTTTTGCAAATTTGTTTCAAAGTGCTGCCATGTGCGTGAAAAAAGATatttcccagccagcatttttggaaattttgatcaaaaaatatataaatatcatCCCCAAGACCCCAAATGATTAAAAACGTCCAAATTTAAAATcgttttctgttcgaaaattaacgtatcgtcgtgAGAAAAATTTACTATAACTATGGttacactgcaaaaattgttggattacgtgttccgtgttcttcatgttggagtactctaacaatactcttttgcaatgcgtttgcggaccaccatcagccgatcattgctcgttttttaacgacagtgatcacgacacgatggcgatcgaacagagttgcgaaaagtaaaatattgcatgcaaataactaataataaaattttactttggcaactctgataaaatgcaacagcgcactggttttatgtatacatattatattagtttctttattcacgtatgcgtatgcttattatattagtttctttattcacgcaaatgctaaataacataagaatattcgtagtataaaatataaaagttttattgccctcttcatttactttcattttaaattaaattcgcctcgataattctttccgacacagctcctctttagtactttggcatatgatcctctgtgggtgctccatggagtactacagtgaaagtactttggaaagtactctcacgtatgtactctatggagtacccacaaacaaagcgagagtgggatcacctactcctctcctaggacatcgcaatgttaattggagcacattttttgtatgaatacagattagatttggagcagtcctatactcccaaaggagtattccttacattatttatagagtactcgcgttttttgaagggtattcttgaataatcatttatgattcctatttcgaaacgctttttattcatatttgatatcattgcaaAATTGAGCTtaaatagttttagagtaatatttgactgcttttcacagtcattttctgatatATTTCAaacgttttggttgagatttttgaatcatttttgaatgccattataatgcatttgttcttcatatctcattcaaaataggatactacataataatcttatttcatcaggggaagaaagcatgcgaaagtgagctattcgaaccacagctaactcgcaaacaaacttgaccgatatacacctgcgactacaacatccaacatcagcattatcgtctgcctcttaaaatacggatacgatacgggatgttgaaggcTTATCCAGGTAtatcaagatagtttcacttacctggggttcaaatagctcacaagctatgtattgtccaatcattagaGGGACTCGtttaaccgtataaatgccttataaattgTGTAAACGTATACATTTATCTAGTGCGCAAACAACCTGTCAAATTTTGtacgaaaaatcatttacacaaattgtataaatttacgcgcacatttcatggtataaacgcgataaactcaaaggaatgcaaccttgcaaacataatagccggcattttcatcagaaatcaccaacatcagcaagtcatttacaagaatatcttagtaaagacactttagttttgatttttcacttaatctggtaatttttttaatttgtatagcaattaaaaacttcttttttagaaTAATACAGCGGACAATTAAGCTTATCaataatattactaggtgcgttcatttaacagcgtgtgtaaatggatataatttacaccttataaatttatatgcttcaATGATTCCccccattatgtattttctgggaagctgaaggggagaaattgtTGGGGAagtcttcgttcacgagcagcactacattatttttgtcttgaagaatatcttttgcattaataataacatttttatatatttttttcttagctgcatgattgaaaaaatatgtatatgtgaaaaaaattaaatttttaataaaacgttaaatttcaacaagtataaaattcattattcagtcaacaaatatattcatataaGATTctgaaagctgaatgaaaaatgattataaatttttgatcacctaaagtacacacattttattcaaatatgattccaaaatatgattgaaaaactatgttcagtttttgatcatcaaaggtaatcatatttgattattctttttgttggtttttatgaaatattaaaatttagtcattaaaggacttcaaaaatgattcccaaaagtgatcgaaaaatgctttttagtttttcatcatcaaaagtattcataattaattatttcttttgttcaattgtatgataactcattatttagtcagaaagagtaatcaaattgtattgatatatagggaaattcaaaattgaatcacctaaatgctgagtgggttaaAGAGCAAGAAAGATTGCCAGAccttataaaaaaatatacaaggGTCACCAGTTGATAAATTCTAATTTCATTCGCTTTGATTTGTAAAAATTACGGGGTTGGtgtctttcttctttttcttggTCAAAATAACATCTTAGAACTGTCCACTTTGCTGCTCCTCTACGCATCTTAGGCCTTAAGGCAACGTTCTTTTTTTTAGAGGCAGTTTATCCGTGCTCTATAGTCAATTTATCAACtctcatagtcaaaataaaatagggttTAAAtctagttgcagcttttttgatatAACTTTCTAATTTTTCAATATAAAAGCTTTTTTATTTTGACTATAACGATACGCTATGGTGTGCCCAGAGGCAGTACGtactaaaataaagaatatttgcaATTCTTCGCTGCAATTTCCTCTCTGCACAAAAGCGTGTACGTAAAACAATTTTATTCTAACCTAAGATACGCAACTCTGAAATTGTTTCCAAAAATTATAAACAGTATGGATCTAACGAGTCTTATTAGTCGCTGGTTAACATATGCCGTTGATTGGGTCCACCATATTGTgctttaaaaaatgagtttctaTCACGGTTTGCAAAAAGTAATACGGGTCTTGGCCGCCACAAGGGAATGTTCCTTgtcgatatttggaaaattatatataatgGTGGCTGAACTTCTTGGTATTATGTCGGGGCAGTATGCAAATCTCACAATAGGTACCTTCACTAAACGTTGGACACTTCCAACAAACACAACTATTGCTCAATTGTGATCTCTTTATGAGCGCACCGTGGAGTAGTTTCTATTTACTCAGCAATTTGAATTTTACCTCAGCTCAGAGATATTAGAGGAATCacatttacaatatttacaatatttttcaatattgaatagcaaatcatcaactgtcaaaacaaaacaaaaaatggaaagaaaaattttaaagtgaaaaAACTATCATAAGCAGTTGTATCcgtggtataaatattaccaggtaaaatcatttactcttcttggcggccataatggttttttgatttttaaaaaaattttaaaatccctctcttaaactttgtggaaatgccaaaccaaagtaagcgcaaaaaaaatgttgatttgaaatttttcactttttttaaatcccaaa
The Eurosta solidaginis isolate ZX-2024a chromosome 5, ASM4086904v1, whole genome shotgun sequence DNA segment above includes these coding regions:
- the LOC137251626 gene encoding cold shock domain-containing protein CG9705, which codes for MSQLQTPEKDVTGKPPAYRQQNMHSPNLTLQLPSPIITKRTRTASTSARALENPIETGFVKSFSRSKGHGFITPSAGGEDIFCHVSDVDGEYVPQPGDEVRYRLCAIPPKFEKHQAVHVKIINLTPEVHHKWEEPVYPESPAQ